The following are encoded together in the Penicillium digitatum chromosome 3, complete sequence genome:
- a CDS encoding Heat shock factor binding 1, protein MVDDSRPPSPDKPESSPLAGVSLLSQPNSEAQGQLTAAVDDLLNELQTKFDKVSTEMFGKLDDMTKRLDELEASLTASVGAGAPSPAK, encoded by the exons ATGGTCGACGATTCCAggcctccttctccagatAAGCCAGAGAGCTCCCCACTGGCGGGTGTGTCTCTTCTGTCCCAACCG AACTCCGAAGCGCAAGGCCAGCTCACCGCAGCTGTAGACGATCTGCTTAATGAACTCCAAACCAAATTCGATAAGGTCTCTACGGAGATGTTCGGGAAAC TGGATGATATGACCAAGCGTCTAGATGAGCTAGAAGCATCTCTAACTGCCTCTGTGGGGGCCGGCGCCCCGAGTCCGGCAAAATAA
- a CDS encoding DNA (cytosine-5)-methyltransferase 1, replication foci domain, whose amino-acid sequence MTSREETVLAPTDPSITDENDWWEFGLTDVKVLKPGKMLYANLLDATEQNPVQVIGFLEPLREDQEHLMLNPDYPPKRIIIDEVTHYAYGQTEDKSIELWVAGKAGWYDIISPAKGFTPTYNRMVQAIDLLYFLVDKHQQGKRQINPSFRSLCEQYTYHTYGSCETREQSVEVFATHAAFLLRCMIQGDADVEWKKTNVFVHLRRHFNDDYNRLMEELSPSEESETEEPQDEPEVATPRHQPAAISKSQADAIYQLLKDLREEGHLAKRRLHIDLLGERLAERFSLSNEDAQKIIVTRASAVLEMMNEEDFRWPRYVIHRELTHASTKSAPLPAALLTPLDSQEESSDDERYGRTQKSVLRPKVNMVSNKVTGKRNRNAPTNRETVESNDEEDQENTNEIDDVDEIETPSKTRGHELIRDPFSATKPRTRSFLSTASSGVGPSLMKSLFKENIKKDKLQTPPTSSSPSQKLLTPERDPTPDTAQEIDEFIDETSNTWTCRMLGCEKVISTSDRIERKKLVGDHAGEHEWEMQMKVELMESEKRMHSSFPVNNLMQYVVDAHVLQMRTAFPEFYSIKENSAVQNGEYPLDEKTSILGTEGLEEEDEEDDEDQELEDLANGYT is encoded by the exons ATGACCTCCCGCGAAGAAACCGTTCTAGCTCCCACCGATCCCTCTATCACTGATGAGAACGATTGGTGGGAGTTCGGCCTGACCGATGTGAAGGTCCTGAAGCCTGGGAAGATGCTATATGCAAATCTACTGGACGCCACCGAACAGAACCCAGTGCAAGTGATCGGCTTCTTAGAGCCGCTTCGCGAGGACCAGGAACACTTGA TGCTCAACCCGGATTACCCTCCCAAGCGCATTATTATTGACGAAGTTACACACTATGCCTATGGTCAAACTGAAGACAAGAGTATTGAGCTCTGGGTTGCTGGTAAAGCGGGCTGGTACGACATCATTTCGCCCGCCAAGGGTTTCACACCCACATACAATCGCATGGTTCAGGCCATTGACCTGCTATATTTCCTGGTCGATAAGCACCAGCAAGGAAAGAGACAGATCAATCCCTCTTTTAGGAGTCTCTGTGAACAA TACACTTACCACACATATGGCTCATGTGAGACCCGAGAACAGTCAGTTGAGGTCTTTGCGACACACGCTGCATTCTTGCTTCGGTGCATGATTCAAGGAGATGCGGATGTGGAATGGAAGAAAACAAACGTCTTCGTCCATCTGCGTCGCCATTTTAAT GATGACTATAATAGGCTGATGGAAGAGCTTTCGCCCTCCGAGGAAAGCGAAACTGAGGAACCCCAAGACGAACCAGAAGTGGCAACCCCTCGGCATCAGCCTGCAGCAATCTCAAAATCACAAGCCGATGCCATCTACCAGTTGCTCAAGGACCTCAGAGAAGAAGGTCACCTGGCCAAACGTCGCCTGCACATTGACCTCCTGGGAGAACGCTTGGCAGAACGATTCTCTCTCAGCAACGAAGATGCCCAGAAAATCATTGTAACCAGGGCCAGCGCCGTACTAGAAATGATGAACGAAGAAGACTTTCGATGGCCTCGCTATGTCATCCATAGAGAACTCACACATGCATCCACAAAATCTGCCCCTCTGCCCGCTGCACTCCTAACCCCCCTGGATTCGCAGGAAGAGTCCAGTGACGATGAACGTTACGGCAGGACTCAGAAGTCCGTGCTGCGCCCCAAAGTCAACATGGTCTCTAATAAAGTGACCGGCAAGCGAAACCGCAATGCCCCCACAAATCGGGAGACAGTCGAATCcaatgacgaggaagaccaAGAGAACACCAACGAAATCGACGATGTCGACGAGATCGAGACACCCAGCAAAACCCGTGGCCATGAATTAATCAGAGATCCATTCTCAGCCACAAAGCCTCGGACTCGCTCCTTCCTGTCCACCGCCTCGAGCGGCGTTGGCCCCTCTCTAATGAAGAGCCTGTTCAAGGAAAATATCAAAAAAGACAAACTCCAGACTCCTCCCAcatcttcatcgccatctCAAAAGCTTCTGACTCCGGAGCGTGATCCAACTCCAGACACGGCACAGGAAATTGACGAATTTATCGACGAGACATCTAATACCTGGACATGCCGCATGCTCGGATGCGAGAAGGTGATTTCGACCTCGGATCGAATCGAGCGCAAGAAGCTCGTGGGCGACCATGCTGGAGAACACGAGTGGGAGATGCAAATGAAGGTGGAGCTGATGGAATCGGAGAAACGCATGCACTCTTCCTTCCCTGTTAACAACCTCATGCAATACGTCGTTGACGCACATGTGCTGCAAATGCGCACTGCATTCCCGGAGTTCTATTCTATCAAAGAAAACAGCGCGGTTCAGAACGGTGAATATCCCCTGGATGAAAAGACATCCATTCTCGGGACCGAGGGAttagaagaagaggatgaagaggatgatgaagatcAGGAGCTTGAGGACCTCGCGAACGGTTACACCTGA
- a CDS encoding RRNA processing protein (Ebp2), putative, with the protein MGKRSKLLQALDAHKGRDFAAVKQKKLIKAAEKKKSKKATVAPEDKIAEEEEEEEKAASSDAEEEEEGEEEEQEEVDQDEEMEDGEEEEEEEDIPLSDLEEDEREDVVPHQRLTINNSAAILSALKRISFIGPNTPFSEHNSLVSKEPIEVEDANDDLNRELAFYKVCQAAATQARGLLKKDGIPFTRPGDYFAEMVKNDEHMSLIKKKLYEEAASKKASAEARRQRDLKKFGKQVQNSKLQQRHKEKREMLEKINTLKKKRKADTSAPTDDANDMFDVAIDEATQPEKKRSRGDGPGGSKRQKKDAKFGFGGKKRHAKSGDAISSGDLSNFSAKKMKGGAKRPGKSKRVQAKGRN; encoded by the exons ATGGGCAAGCGCAGCAAGTTACTCCAGGCTCTCGATGCCCACAAGGGCCGCGATTTCGCTGCCGTGAAGCAGAAGAAATTGATCAAGGCCgcggaaaaaaagaagtctAAGAAGGCTACTGTCGCCCCTGAGGACAAGATCgcggaggaggaagaggaggaagaaaaggccGCCAGCTCTGAtgccgaagaggaagaagagggagaagaggaagagcagGAAGAGGTCGACCAGGACGAGGAGATGGAAGATggggaggaagaggaagaggaagaagatatcCCACTGTCTGAcctcgaagaagatgagcGTGAAGATGTCGTTCCTCACCAACGTTTGACAATCAACAACTCTGCCGCTATCCTCTCCGCCCTCAAGCGCATTTCCTTCATCGGCCCCAACACCCCATTCTCAGAGCACAACTCCCTAGTCTCGAAAGAGCCGATCGAGGTTGAAGACGCCAATGACGATCTGAACCGTGAATTGGCTTTCTACAAGGTCTGCCAAGCTGCTGCTACCCAGGCCCGTGGCCTGCTGAAGAAGGACGGCATTCCCTTCACCCGGCCGGGCGATTACTTCGCGGAGATGGTGAAGAACGATGAGCACATGAGCTTGATTAAGAAGAAGCTTTACGAGGAGGCAGCCAGCAAGAAGGCTTCTGCTGAGGCGCGCCGCCAGCGTGATCTTAAGAAGTTCGGAAAGCAAGTCCAGAACTCCAAGTTGCAGCAGAGACACAAGGAGAAGCGCGAGATgttggagaagatcaacaCCTTAAAGAAAA AGCGCAAGGCTGACACCTCTGCCCCTACCGACGATGCCAATGACATGTTCGACGTTGCTATTGACGAGGCTACCCAGCCCGAGAAGAAGCGTAGCCGTGGCGACGGCCCCGGTGGCTCCAAGCGCCAGAAGAAGGATGCCAAGTTCGGATTTGGAGGCAAAAAGCGTCATGCTAAGAGCGGTGATGCCATTTCTAGCGGTGATCTGAGCAACTTTTCTGCTAAGAAGATGAAGGGTGGTGCAAAGCGACCCGGCAAGAGCAAGAGAGTCCAAGCCAAGGGACGCAACTGA
- a CDS encoding Pseudouridine synthase — MSGEKILEGVFAVHKPQGVTSADVIRTLQKHFNPSKTFRPWLEEERARRDRESQFQRKRRRHQRLEVKIGHGGTLDPLATGVLITGIGKGTKSLQDFLACTKSYETIVTFGAETDTYDRLGKIVRRAPYEHITRETVEKALEQFRGNIMQKPPIFSALRVNGKKLYEYAREGKVPPIEIKHRPVEVLNMEIVEWYEPGTHEYKWPEEEMTGDEKAVAEKLLDQEALVSVPPAEGELTTQVPEASSTKRKSPPPADEAKEDSAEAAKKQKVSETEAAPALEPTAPEPATIEVPVVPAEEPKPQPPAVKIKMTVTSGFYVRSLAHDLGKAVGSCALMSELVRSRQGDYELSPDKVLEYKDLDAGEEVWGPKVEKFLTEWEEKRATKAEADAAQ; from the exons ATGTCTGGCGAAAAGATCCTCGAAGGCGTCTTCG CCGTCCACAAGCCGCAAGGCGTTACCTCCGCCGACGTGATCCGCACTTTACAGAAACACTTCAACCCCTCCAAGACATTCAGACCATGGTTAGAAGAAGAACGCGCGCGGCGTGACCGTGAGAGCCAATTCCAGCGTAAACGCCGTCGCCACCAACGCCTCGAAGTGAAGATCGGCCACGGCGGAACCCTAGACCCGCTCGCGACAGGTGTGCTCATCACGGGAATTGGCAAGGGCACAAAGTCCCTCCAGGATTTCCTGGCCTGCACCAAGAGCTACGAAACCATAGTGACCTTCGGCGCGGAGACGGATACCTACGACCGTCTTGGAAAAATCGTGCGTCGCGCGCCCTACGAACACATCACGCGCGAAACAGTCGAGAAGGCGCTGGAACAGTTCCGCGGGAACATCATGCAGAAGCCGCCCATTTTCTCTGCTTTGCGAGTCAATGGAAAGAAGCTGTACGAGTATGCGCGCGAGGGAAAAGTGCCGCCGATTGAGATTAAGCACCGGCCCGTTGAGGTCTTGAACATGGAGATTGTGGAGTGGTACGAGCCTGGCACGCACGAGTACAAATGGCCCGAGGAGGAGATGACAGGTGATGAGAAGGCTGTTgctgagaagcttcttgatcAGGAAGCCTTGGTGTCTGTGCCACCGGCCGAGGGTGAGCTCACGACCCAAGTCCCCGAAGCTTCTTCTACCAAGCGGAAGTCGCCGCCTCCGGCGGATGAGGCGAAGGAGGATAGTGCGGAGGCTGCTAAGAAGCAAAAGGTTTCTGAGACCGAGGCAGCGCCTGCACTTGAGCCTACTGCCCCCGAACCTGCAACCATAGAGGTCCCTGTTGTGCCTGCGGAGGAGCCCAAGCCCCAGCCCCCCGCGGTGAAGATCAAGATGACTGTCACCTCGGGCTTCTATGTCCGCTCACTGGCGCATGATCTGGGTAAAGCTGTTGGTAGCTGTGCTCTGATGAGTGAGCTAGTGCGCAGTCGTCAAGGTGACTATGAACTTTCACCGGATAAGGTTTTGGAGTACAAGGACCTTGACGCCGGCGAAGAGGTCTGGGGACCAAAGGTGGAGAAATTTTTGACCGAGTGGGAGGAGAAGAGAGCCACCAAGGCTGAAGCTGACGCAGCTCAATAG
- a CDS encoding Protein disulfide-isomerase tigA, producing MARLSFLLLGALSALSGFATASNSAVKDLIPTNFDEVVLAGKPALVEFFAPWCGHCKNLAPIYEELAQAFAFAEDKVTIAKVDADENRSLGKRFGIQGFPTVKWFDGKSDQPEEYNGGRDLESLSAFITEKTGIKPRSASAQKVVSNVEMLNDASFKTVVGGDKDVLVAFTAPWCGHCKTLAPTWETLANDFALESNVVIAKVDAEAENSRALSKEQGITGFPTIKFFPKGSTEAEAYSGARSEEAFVKFINEKAGTHRAVGGGLDSLAGTISVLDEIVTENVAAQKFDKLVTEIKKAANDLRDKYAEYYVKAAEKLSKNEGYAIKELTRLRKILAKGGSAPEKLDDILSRSNILQRFVGQEKRDEL from the exons ATGGCACGCTTgagcttcctgctcctcggAGCCCTCTCAGCCCTCAGCGGCTTCGCCACTGCAAGCAACTCCGCAGTGAAAGACCTGATCCCCACCAACTTCGACGAAGTCGTCCTGGCCGGCAAGCCCGCACTGGTCGAATTCTTCGCACCCTGGTGCGGCCACTGCAAGAACCTCGCCCCCATTTACGAGGAGCTTGCGCAGGCCTTCGCCTTCGCCGAAGACAAGGTCACCATCGCTAAGGTTGACGCCGACGAGAACCGCTCGCTGGGCAAGCGCTTCGGTATCCAGGGCTTCCCTACTGTGAAGTGGTTCGACGGAAAGAGCGACCAGCCTGAGGAGTACAATGGCGGTCGTGATCTCGAGAGCCTGTCCGCCTTCATCACCGAGAAGACCGGCATCAAGCCTCGTAGCGCTAGCGCGCAGAAGGTGGTCAGCAACGTTGAGATGCTGAACGATGCTTCTTTCAAGACTGTCGTTGGTGGCGATAAGGATGTGCTGGTCGCTTTCACTGCCCCGTGGTGTGGAC ACTGTAAGACCCTCGCTCCTACCTGGGAAACCCTCGCCAATGACTTCGCCCTCGAGTCCAACGTTGTAATCGCCAAGGTTGACGCCGAAGCTGAGAACTCTCGTGCCCTGAGCAAGGAACAGGGTATCACCGGATTCCCTACCATCAAGTTCTTCCCCAAGGGCTCGACCGAGGCCGAGGCGTACTCCGGCGCACGCTCTGAGGAAGCATTTGTCAAGTTCATCAACGAGAAGGCGGGTACCCACCGTGCTGTCGGTGGCGGTCTTGACAGCTTGGCCGGCACCATCTCCGTTCTGGACGAGATCGTTACCGAGAACGTCGCCGCGCAGAAGTTTGACAAGCTGGTGACTGAGATTAAGAAGGCCGCCAACGACCTGCGCGACAAGTACGCCGAGTACTATGTCAAGGCTGCGGAGAAGCTGAGCAAGAACGAGGGCTACGCCATCAAGGAGCTCACTCGCCTCCGTAAGATCCTGGCTAAGGGTGGCTCCGCTCCCGAGAAGTTGGATGATATTCTTTCTCGTAGCAACATTCTCCAACGCTTTGTTGGCCAGGAGAAGCGCGATGAGCTTTAA
- a CDS encoding GPI-anchored cell surface glycoprotein, putative produces the protein MSLNGLDTAPVVEAYQSALADAGGWFLLHYISRDEIALHERGTGGVPEIRNAIDGYEECSPLYGFLQYRRRKVIIRYMPEGLSRIIIARSNVQFQSVTDKFTPNDTVLPLSKASDLTESALSSACLLHTASTSVTSSSSSSLRRGRLMEITEDAEESGTKDESLTSILPPQSEAQRRPSVMSEATLMPSPIDPPAGPELPPTSPESEKASVDPMPPPSRASSRATISRGSPIEPPSAKMSPKSTRSDRSRSSSRYRTILDEFPRPSEEARLSTQSRRPSLRDLERAAGHIPKVKLGPRPSVDSSGRPRTAGSSRNVDQRPVASLPTNMRPSSVRKQNGDARPRSQGSTFATKPTSRVPPVPPLLVPPPSIPISRPQLSPGAKSLGALSTSSGLTPEKERLMKALQQRRKNLAKRAEETKKKQTSEEEELNPVKDIAEDLDDDKENLIQIHYPDYEMLLSEPETIQQDQQELPPEAAPELVPEAILKPAFEPVRDSALEIVHASVPETIVESAPEHTIEAVAEHIPEFAPEPSDPKSEAVLEQIADLSPASEEDGSLPTITSAENFITAALAATSSETVNAEKLQTPPEDETRTEHEVSAIPSLAPPASNPGVPLQNEPAQRPDSGDIPETHFELPPVAYVPTDEFSEVPVLAEVRQAVPLPSASSITPPKITGTETQSNPVFVPIEAEEPTPDHPISDKAEPLTLDQRRRVLLEPLQVPTLEFSDDDNLLSDDSFMEELTSATVQEARPVSVKSSNGIDHAWRNSRAVSSPFMGSSSGMQALPVGRSISSSHSENGPPPPVLVAKKINVSSGISSRIKALEKFSSREGPPLGASPAIGGPPASSSFENHRKRTSISLPSGGYEPTPPSTLHSAHVPDSFTRAASLSRHSRQVSVDVARPATSVSITSRILRDADTPPGSPGFEPSESDAVKPPTSPLTVEHETAEAPLPLASPIEPASILHSRSMSTSSTASSRQPTSRPCSRPDSHPDSHFDSRPDSRPGSRLSLSSHPWTDDSVQSASSASEDNKTPRTSQIMRRMSSITSNSRRSIIGALSTPVKEEECVPALTDESGETPESASSRTSEPIEIGEVNVQFPKTLLWKRRVMRIDEEGYVVLTPGTNDATTRNMTKRYHLTEFRTPCLPDEDMQELPNSIVLDFLDGNTLQCACESREGQASALRALIDAHCAHQQ, from the exons ATGTCTTTGAATGGGCTTGATACTGCCCCCGTCGTGGAAGCCTACCAAAGTGCCTTGGCCGACGCGGGCGGATG GTTTCTACTACACTACATTTCAAGAGATGAGATTGCCCTTCACGAACGAGGCACCGGCGGGGTGCCTGAAATCCGGAATGCCATCGATGGCTACGAGGAATGCTCGCCGCTCTATGGCTTCCTTCAATACCGGCGCAGAAAAGTGATCATCCGCTACATGCCGGAGGGGTTATCCCGGATCATCATAG CCCGAAGCAATGTCCAATTCCAGTCCGTCACCGACAAATTCACCCCAAACGACACCGTACTTCCTCTGTCCAAAGCCTCCGATCTCACCGAAAGCGCCTTGTCCTCCGCCTGTCTCCTCCATACCGCCTCGACCTCGgtcacttcttcttcttcaagctcTCTTCGCCGCGGCCGGTTGATGGAAATCACGGAAGATGCAGAGGAAAGTGGCACAAAAGATGAATCTCTCACATCGATCCTACCTCCCCAGTCGGAGGCTCAACGCAGACCGAGTGTCATGTCGGAAGCTACCCTAATGCCGTCACCAATTGATCCGCCCGCGGGGCCAGAACTACCTCCGACATCCCCAGAAAGCGAAAAGGCGTCAGTCGATCCCATGCCACCTCCATCTCGGGCGAGCTCCAGAGCCACAATCTCTCGAGGGAGTCCCATCGAACCTCCGTCCGCAAAAATGTCCCCCAAATCCACCCGATCAGACCGCTCTCGCTCCAGTTCCAGGTACCGAACTATCTTGGATGAATTCCCCCGTCCTTCCGAAGAGGCCCGGTTGTCCACCCAATCCAGGCGCCCCTCGCTCCGAGATTTGGAACGGGCCGCGGGACACATCCCAAAGGTTAAGCTGGGACCCCGACCGTCCGTGGATAGCAGTGGAAGGCCCCGCACAGCAGGTAGTTCTCGAAATGTAGACCAGCGCCCCGTTGCCTCCCTACCGACAAATATGCGCCCTTCTTCCGTGCGGAAGCAAAATGGGGATGCACGCCCTCGATCTCAGGGGAGCACTTTCGCAACTAAGCCCACCAGTCGTGTCCCGCCAGTCCCACCTTTGCTGGTCCCACCCCCCTCCATTCCTATTTCGAGACCTCAACTTTCCCCTGGCGCCAAATCACTTGGAGCCTTATCGACCTCATCGGGATTAACCCCTGAGAAAGAACGTTTAATGAAGGCTTTGCAGcaaagaaggaagaatcTGGCCAAGCGTGCGGAGGaaacgaagaagaagcagacctcggaagaagaagaactcAACCCGGTGAAGGATATTGCCGAGGATTTGGATGACGATAAAGAGAACCTCATTCAGATTCACTACCCTGATTATGAAATGCTGCTGTCGGAGCCTGAGACAATTCAACAAGACCAGCAGGAGTTGCCTCCTGAGGCCGCCCCTGAGCTTGTTCCCGAGGCTATTCTAAAACCCGCCTTCGAGCCCGTTCGTGACTCCGCTCTTGAAATTGTCCACGCATCTGTTCCTGAAACTATTGTTGAATCCGCTCCTGAGCATACCATTGAGGCCGTCGCTGAGCACATTCCCGAATTTGCTCCAGAGCCGAGTGACCCAAAGTCCGAGGCTGTTCTCGAACAAATTGCCGATCTCTCTCCTGCTAGCGAGGAGGATGGGTCATTGCCTACGATCACAAGTGCTGAAAATTTCATCACAGCAGCTCTCGCTGCTACATCTTCCGAGACTGTGAACGCAGAAAAACTACAGACACCCCCTGAGGATGAAACACGCACTGAGCACGAGGTCTCCGCAATCCCTAGTCTCGCCCCACCTGCCTCTAATCCTGGCGTCCCACTTCAAAATGAACCTGCCCAACGACCTGATTCAGGGGACATCCCCGAAACCCATTTCGAACTTCCCCCCGTTGCATATGTGCCAACTGACGAGTTTTCTGAGGTGCCTGTCTTAGCAGAGGTCCGCCAGGCGGTTCCCCTCCCCTCCGCCTCCTCTATAACCCCTCCAAAAATCACTGGCACGGAAACCCAATCCAATCCCGTTTTTGTCCCAATCGAGGCGGAAGAGCCGACCCCTGATCACCCAATTTCCGATAAAGCCGAACCTTTGACCCTGGACCAGAGGCGCAGGGTCCTCCTGGAGCCTCTTCAAGTGCCAACCCTTGAATTCTCGGACGACGACAACCTCCTTTCCGACGATTCGTTCATGGAGGAGTTGACCTCGGCTACTGTTCAGGAGGCCAGACCAGTATCTGTGAAATCATCCAACGGCATCGATCACGCTTGGAGAAATTCGCGCGCCGTCTCTAGCCCATTCATGGGATCATCGTCGGGTATGCAAGCTCTCCCAGTGGGCCGGTCCATTTCTAGCTCTCATTCTGAAAATGGCCCGCCTCCGCCGGTACTCGTGGCCAAGAAGATCAACGTCTCCTCTGGAATTTCCAGTCGTATCAAGGCTCTTGAAAAGTTCTCGAGCCGAGAAGGCCCTCCCTTGGGTGCAAGTCCGGCTATAGGTGGGCCACCAGCCTCGTCGTCTTTCGAGAACCATCGCAAACGTACATCTATCTCGTTGCCCAGCGGGGGCTACGAACCCACCCCACCAAGCACCTTGCATTCTGCTCACGTCCCTGACAGCTTTACCCGTGCGGCGAGCTTGAGTCGGCATAGCCGTCAGGTGTCTGTGGATGTTGCTCGGCCCGCTACCTCTGTTTCCATAACGTCCCGTATCTTGCGCGATGCGGATACCCCTCCCGGGTCTCCCGGATTTGAGCCCTCGGAGTCTGATGCTGTCAAGCCCCCGACTAGTCCTTTGACAGTGGAGCATGAGACAGCCGAGGCACCACTCCCTCTGGCCTCGCCCATCGAGCCTGCCAGCATTCTCCACAGTCGAAGCATGTCAACGTCATCTACTGCATCTAGTCGCCAACCGACGTCTCGCCCCTGCAGCCGACCTGACAGCCATCCCGACAGCCATTTCGACAGCCGTCCGGACAGCCGTCCCGGAAGCcgcctctctctctcctcgcACCCGTGGACTGACGATAGCGTCCAGTCTGCCTCGTCCGCATCCGAAGATAATAAAACACCTCGCACCTCGCAAATCATGCGCCGCATGTCATCGATCACATCCAACTCTCGCCGCAGCATCATCGGCGCCCTCAGCACGCCAGTCAAGGAAGAGGAGTGTGTTCCCGCCTTGACAGATGAATCTGGTGAGACTCCAGAGTCTGCGAGCTCGCGTACTTCAGAGCCTATTGAAATTGGCGAGGTGAACGTCCAGTTCCCCAAGACTCTTCTGTGGAAGCGTCGGGTCATGCGTATCGATGAAGAGGGATATGTTGTTCTCACGCCTGGCACCAATGATGCTACCACTCGGAACATGACTAAACGCTACCATCTCACCGAGTTCCGCACTCCGTGTCTTCCCGATGAAGACATGCAAGAATTGCCCAACAGCATCGTGCTTGACTTCCTAGATGGAAATACGCTCCAGTGTGCTTGTGAATCCCGAGAGGGGCAAGCCTCTGCTCTTCGGG CTCTCATCGATGCTCACTGTGCCCACCAGCAATAA